In one window of Chitinophagales bacterium DNA:
- a CDS encoding 30S ribosomal protein S20: MANHKATKKDTRQAAKRRDRNRYYGKTTRNAIRDLKATTDGNAYGEQLPTVVSMIDKLAKRGIIHKNKAANLKSKLAKKTA; this comes from the coding sequence ATGGCAAACCATAAGGCTACCAAAAAAGATACCAGACAAGCTGCCAAGCGTCGTGACCGTAACCGTTACTATGGCAAAACTACTCGTAATGCCATTCGTGACCTGAAAGCTACGACTGACGGTAATGCATACGGTGAGCAACTGCCTACCGTGGTATCCATGATCGACAAGTTGGCTAAGCGTGGTATCATCCACAAGAATAAAGCAGCCAATCTGAAGAGCAAGCTCGCGAAGAAAACTGCTTAA
- the mnmA gene encoding tRNA 2-thiouridine(34) synthase MnmA, whose amino-acid sequence MSRKGKVLVAMSGGIDSTVTALMLHHEGYEVVGITMKTWDYATSGGGTSKKETGCCNVDSFNDARMAAVQHGFPHFILDIREEFGDFVIENFVDEYLAGRTPNPCVMCNTHIKWRALLKRADALGCDFIATGHYASVAQHDNGRFYISKGLDATKDQSYVLWGLQQDLLSRTIMPLGKYHKTQIRQMALDMGYPELAKKSESYEICFVPDNDYRGFLKRRVDGLEEQVAGGWFVDKTGKKLGQHKGYPFYTIGQRKGLDIALGKPAYVTAINPDTNTVVLGDEEDLAQNEMLVTKINWIKYDGITDGMEAITKIRYKDGGAISNLYTDNNGVRVRFYENVKSIAPGQSAVFYDGDDVIGGGVIQYGSLKQS is encoded by the coding sequence ATGAGCCGTAAAGGAAAAGTGCTGGTAGCGATGAGTGGCGGTATTGATAGTACCGTTACGGCACTCATGTTACATCATGAAGGTTATGAGGTGGTGGGCATCACCATGAAAACATGGGATTATGCTACCAGTGGTGGCGGAACCAGCAAGAAAGAAACTGGCTGTTGTAACGTGGATAGTTTCAACGATGCACGCATGGCAGCAGTACAACATGGCTTTCCGCATTTCATTTTAGACATCCGTGAAGAGTTTGGTGATTTTGTGATTGAGAATTTTGTGGATGAATACCTGGCGGGAAGAACACCCAACCCTTGTGTGATGTGCAACACGCATATCAAGTGGCGTGCATTACTCAAACGTGCCGATGCTTTGGGTTGTGATTTTATTGCTACTGGACATTACGCTTCCGTTGCACAGCATGATAATGGTCGGTTTTACATTAGCAAAGGATTGGATGCTACCAAGGACCAGAGCTATGTGTTATGGGGCTTGCAACAAGATTTATTGAGTAGAACCATCATGCCTTTGGGCAAATACCACAAAACGCAGATACGCCAGATGGCACTCGATATGGGCTATCCTGAATTAGCCAAAAAAAGCGAGAGTTATGAAATCTGCTTTGTGCCTGATAATGACTATCGCGGCTTTTTGAAAAGACGCGTAGATGGTTTAGAAGAACAAGTAGCTGGTGGTTGGTTTGTAGATAAAACAGGTAAGAAATTAGGTCAGCATAAGGGCTACCCTTTCTATACCATTGGCCAGCGTAAGGGATTGGATATTGCATTGGGTAAACCGGCATATGTAACAGCCATCAACCCGGATACAAATACGGTTGTACTAGGTGATGAAGAAGATCTGGCGCAGAATGAAATGCTGGTAACCAAGATTAATTGGATTAAATACGATGGCATCACCGATGGCATGGAAGCCATTACCAAGATTCGCTACAAGGATGGTGGTGCGATCAGTAATCTCTACACAGACAATAACGGTGTGCGTGTACGCTTTTACGAAAATGTAAAAAGTATTGCGCCTGGCCAGAGTGCTGTATTCTATGATGGAGATGATGTGATTGGTGGTGGCGTGATTCAATACGGCAGCCTCAAACAATCCTAG
- a CDS encoding Ldh family oxidoreductase — translation MKTQEVMRSYAQLKDFAQAIFRSIGCIEADASLAADALVAADLRGIDSHGVARLSGYVRLWENKRVNPKPNIRIIHETPSTAVVDGDAGLGLVVAPKAMQIAIDKAKQVGTGWVSVQNSNHFGIAGYHAMMALAQDMIGMAMTNASALVAPTFSTERMLGTNPIAVAIPAGEQPAFVADFATTTAANGKLEILQRKNAAAPLGWVQDKEGEPSTDANILKQQGALLPLGSDREHGSHKGYALGSIVDIFSAVLSGASYGPWAPPFPAYVPMPENMPGKGLGHFFGAMRIDAFRPAADFKQHMDNWIQRFRNAKPAAGEERVLIPGDPEREIAAIRMEAGIPLVESVAKDLTELGQKFGIDF, via the coding sequence ATGAAGACACAGGAAGTGATGCGGTCTTATGCGCAACTCAAAGATTTTGCGCAAGCAATATTCAGGTCTATAGGATGCATTGAAGCAGATGCATCATTAGCTGCTGATGCTTTGGTTGCAGCTGACTTGCGCGGTATAGATAGTCACGGCGTAGCCAGATTAAGCGGTTATGTTCGTTTGTGGGAGAATAAACGTGTAAATCCGAAACCGAATATTCGAATCATTCATGAAACACCTTCTACAGCCGTGGTGGATGGTGATGCTGGATTGGGTTTGGTAGTAGCACCCAAAGCCATGCAAATTGCTATTGATAAAGCAAAGCAAGTAGGCACTGGTTGGGTGAGTGTGCAAAACAGCAATCATTTTGGTATTGCCGGTTATCACGCCATGATGGCTTTGGCGCAGGATATGATTGGTATGGCCATGACCAATGCCAGTGCATTGGTAGCACCAACATTTTCAACAGAAAGAATGTTGGGCACTAACCCAATTGCGGTTGCGATACCTGCAGGTGAGCAACCAGCATTTGTGGCAGATTTTGCTACCACTACTGCTGCCAATGGCAAGCTGGAGATTTTGCAACGTAAAAATGCAGCAGCACCGCTTGGTTGGGTGCAGGATAAAGAAGGTGAGCCAAGTACCGATGCGAATATCCTGAAGCAGCAAGGTGCATTGTTGCCCCTTGGTTCAGATCGAGAACATGGTAGCCATAAAGGTTATGCTTTAGGCAGTATTGTAGATATTTTCTCAGCCGTATTAAGCGGCGCCAGCTACGGGCCTTGGGCACCGCCTTTTCCTGCATATGTGCCTATGCCGGAAAATATGCCGGGTAAGGGCTTGGGCCATTTCTTTGGGGCTATGCGTATTGATGCATTCAGACCAGCTGCTGATTTCAAACAGCATATGGACAACTGGATTCAGCGATTCCGTAATGCCAAACCTGCAGCAGGTGAGGAAAGGGTATTGATACCCGGCGATCCTGAAAGAGAGATCGCAGCAATCAGAATGGAAGCCGGAATACCGCTGGTGGAATCTGTG
- a CDS encoding 2-oxoglutarate dehydrogenase E1 component, whose protein sequence is MKDFSYITNSHPSFIENLYQDFVKDPASVDPDLKKFFEGFDFAVSSGAASSGTAAPSGDTAAIAKEFSVYQLIEAYRKKAHLIANTNPIRPRKDRQANLELKYFGLSDADLNTSFQAGQYIGMPGASLKSIIARLKKIYASTVAIETSYINNPERAAWLQEAVEEKLWQPVSLEQKRRILEKLNQGVLFEKFLHTKYIGQKRFSLEGGETMIPALDAIINTAASSEVKEVVIGMAHRGRLNVLANIMGKTYEQIFSEFEATAVPDTTMGSGDVKYHMGYSAEVITPEGKDIYLKLTPNPSHLEAVDPVVVGFARAKADVLYDSNFDQVLPILIHGDASIAGQGIVYEVLQMSHLRGYYTGGTMHLVINNQIGFTTDFDDARSADYCTSLAAMIQAPVLHVNGDDAEAMVKAVQIATEYRQKFNADIFIDMLCYRRHGHNEGDDPKYTQPQLYSMIDQHQNPREVYTQYLLENGEPAARELAKEMEKKFWSDLQERLDEVKQNPLPYHYQQPELWWKSLRKAKPEDFLRSPETGIGKDRVEQLFRGMMQWPEGFKPLKKVEKLVQDKVKLYESEQKIDWATAELMAYGSFLVEGKIVRMSGQDVQRGTFSHRHAVIRDEQTNKGHNRLNHFTEDQAKFRIYNSLLSEYGVLGFEYGYAMANPNALVIWEAQFGDFSNGAQTMIDQFIAAGEQKWQRMNGVVMLLPHGYEGQGPEHSSARLERFLQLCAELNMVVTNITTAANLFHALRRQLVWDFRKPLINFSPKANLRHPGSYSPVEEFVSGQFREVIDDAAADASEVKKVLFCSGKLYFELAEKKQKDNRTDVAVVRVEQLYPLPENQLLELYRKYSKATWFWVQEEPLNMGAASFLQMNLKSINYGVISRNASAATATGYAKVHAKEQNEIIETAFSI, encoded by the coding sequence ATGAAGGACTTCTCCTACATCACCAACTCGCATCCGTCGTTTATTGAAAATTTGTACCAGGACTTTGTCAAGGACCCCGCCAGTGTGGATCCAGACCTGAAAAAATTCTTTGAAGGCTTCGATTTTGCGGTATCCAGTGGTGCTGCAAGTTCGGGTACTGCTGCGCCTTCAGGCGATACAGCAGCCATTGCCAAAGAGTTCAGTGTGTATCAGTTGATTGAAGCGTATCGCAAAAAAGCACATTTGATCGCGAATACCAATCCTATCCGTCCGCGTAAAGACAGACAGGCAAATTTGGAGCTCAAGTATTTTGGTTTGAGTGATGCTGATTTGAATACAAGCTTTCAAGCCGGACAATACATCGGCATGCCAGGTGCCAGTCTGAAGTCGATTATTGCAAGGCTGAAAAAAATATATGCATCCACTGTAGCTATTGAAACTAGTTATATCAATAATCCGGAGCGTGCAGCCTGGTTGCAGGAAGCAGTAGAAGAAAAACTCTGGCAGCCTGTTTCGCTAGAACAGAAGCGTAGAATTCTGGAAAAATTGAATCAGGGTGTTTTGTTCGAAAAATTCTTGCACACCAAATACATTGGTCAGAAAAGATTTTCACTGGAAGGCGGTGAAACCATGATTCCTGCGCTGGATGCAATCATTAATACAGCTGCAAGCAGCGAGGTGAAAGAAGTGGTGATTGGTATGGCACACCGCGGCCGTTTAAATGTGCTGGCGAATATCATGGGTAAAACCTATGAGCAAATCTTCAGCGAGTTTGAAGCAACTGCAGTACCTGATACTACGATGGGTAGCGGTGATGTGAAATACCACATGGGTTACAGTGCTGAAGTAATTACGCCGGAAGGAAAAGATATTTACCTCAAGCTTACACCTAACCCTTCGCATTTGGAAGCAGTTGATCCTGTTGTGGTGGGATTTGCACGTGCCAAGGCTGATGTGCTATACGATAGCAATTTTGATCAAGTATTACCCATCCTGATTCACGGTGATGCTTCAATCGCCGGTCAGGGTATAGTCTATGAAGTATTACAAATGAGCCACCTGCGTGGATATTATACTGGTGGTACCATGCATCTGGTGATCAATAACCAGATTGGTTTTACTACTGATTTCGATGATGCGCGAAGTGCAGATTATTGTACTTCACTCGCTGCTATGATTCAGGCACCAGTTTTACACGTGAATGGAGATGATGCAGAAGCAATGGTGAAAGCGGTGCAGATTGCAACGGAGTATCGTCAGAAATTCAATGCAGATATTTTCATCGATATGTTGTGCTACCGTCGCCATGGACATAACGAAGGCGATGATCCAAAGTACACACAGCCTCAGCTGTACAGCATGATTGATCAGCACCAGAATCCCAGAGAAGTGTATACACAGTATCTGTTGGAGAATGGTGAACCTGCTGCCAGAGAACTGGCCAAAGAAATGGAAAAGAAATTCTGGTCTGATTTGCAAGAGCGCTTGGATGAGGTGAAGCAAAATCCATTGCCATATCATTACCAACAGCCGGAATTGTGGTGGAAGAGTTTGCGTAAAGCAAAGCCGGAAGATTTTCTGCGTTCACCAGAAACAGGCATTGGTAAGGATAGAGTAGAACAGTTGTTCCGTGGTATGATGCAGTGGCCGGAAGGTTTCAAACCTTTGAAGAAAGTTGAGAAGCTGGTGCAGGATAAAGTGAAGTTGTATGAAAGTGAACAGAAGATCGACTGGGCAACAGCTGAGTTAATGGCTTACGGTTCTTTCCTTGTAGAAGGAAAGATCGTGCGTATGAGCGGACAAGACGTGCAACGTGGTACATTCTCTCACCGTCATGCCGTGATTCGTGATGAACAAACCAACAAAGGGCACAATCGTCTGAATCATTTTACAGAAGATCAAGCCAAGTTTAGAATTTATAACTCATTGTTGAGTGAATATGGTGTATTGGGTTTTGAATATGGTTATGCCATGGCAAACCCTAACGCATTGGTGATTTGGGAAGCACAGTTTGGTGATTTCTCCAACGGTGCACAAACCATGATTGATCAGTTCATTGCTGCTGGTGAACAAAAATGGCAGCGTATGAATGGGGTAGTGATGTTATTGCCACATGGTTATGAAGGCCAGGGTCCGGAACATAGTTCTGCGCGTCTGGAGCGTTTCCTTCAATTGTGTGCAGAACTGAATATGGTTGTCACCAATATTACTACTGCGGCTAACTTATTCCATGCATTACGCAGACAATTGGTGTGGGATTTCCGAAAGCCTTTGATCAATTTCTCGCCAAAAGCCAACCTGCGTCATCCGGGTAGTTATAGTCCGGTAGAAGAGTTTGTATCCGGACAGTTCCGCGAAGTAATTGATGATGCAGCTGCTGACGCTTCAGAAGTGAAGAAAGTATTGTTCTGCTCTGGTAAACTCTATTTTGAACTGGCGGAGAAAAAGCAGAAAGACAATCGTACAGATGTGGCTGTTGTGCGTGTAGAGCAATTGTATCCACTTCCAGAAAATCAATTATTAGAATTGTACAGAAAATACAGTAAAGCCACTTGGTTCTGGGTACAGGAAGAGCCACTGAACATGGGTGCTGCATCATTCCTGCAAATGAATCTGAAGAGCATTAACTATGGTGTGATCAGCCGTAACGCAAGTGCAGCTACTGCAACCGGTTATGCCAAAGTACATGCGAAAGAGCAAAATGAAATTATTGAAACAGCATTCAGCATTTAA
- a CDS encoding chloramphenicol acetyltransferase, whose amino-acid sequence MKHYLDLERWERKDQFFFFKQFDEPFFGITVDVDVTKAYANAKAQGISFFLYYLYQSLKAANAVEHFRYRIDGDQVIVYDTVHASPTINRPDGTFGFSYIDYHADFPTFLDAASKEVARVQASTGLVPANSNENVIHYSSIPWIKFTSLSHARSFSFKESIPKISFGKMTEENSKRTMPMSVHAHHALMDGYHASQYIDLFQEYLNA is encoded by the coding sequence ATGAAACATTACTTAGACCTTGAACGCTGGGAGCGGAAAGACCAGTTCTTTTTTTTCAAACAATTCGATGAGCCATTCTTTGGTATTACTGTTGACGTAGATGTGACCAAAGCATACGCTAATGCAAAAGCGCAAGGCATTTCTTTTTTCCTCTATTATTTATACCAATCATTGAAAGCTGCGAATGCAGTAGAGCATTTTCGTTATCGAATTGACGGAGACCAAGTGATTGTATATGATACTGTACATGCATCGCCCACCATCAATCGCCCCGATGGCACATTCGGTTTTTCGTATATCGACTATCATGCAGACTTTCCTACATTTTTGGATGCAGCTTCGAAAGAAGTAGCACGTGTGCAAGCTTCTACTGGATTGGTGCCAGCAAATTCGAATGAGAATGTGATTCACTATTCCTCTATTCCATGGATCAAGTTCACGAGCTTATCTCATGCGAGAAGCTTCAGCTTCAAAGAGTCTATTCCCAAAATCTCTTTTGGTAAAATGACTGAAGAGAATAGCAAACGCACCATGCCTATGTCGGTACATGCACACCATGCATTGATGGATGGTTATCATGCAAGCCAATACATTGATTTATTTCAGGAATATTTAAACGCTTAA
- a CDS encoding Fmu (Sun) domain protein — MKARLDNYIQMALALIERYDGATPLSAFLKQYYAQNKKHGSRDRKLISHLVYTYYRLGNYAATNQQQRLLIALYLCEPADSQWSVCLPEAWQQMMQASLDEKCSYLQTQALPITPAAIFPWIDALSEGIEKEAFVWQHLQQPDLFLRVRPGRMKKVVEALNTNTIAFEAEGNCLRVANGTKIDQLLTINKDVVVQDRSSQQVANLFSYFQEATIKKVWDCCAASGGKSILLMDNLPGIQLSVSDIRATILHNLRQRFAEAGIAQFQSFLADLSQPLPVKQQYDAIICDVPCSGSGTWGRTPEQLSFFDTQEISRYAQLQATIAGNAIPHLKQGGYLLYITCSVFAAENEMNVNKLAEQHSLKLITLEVFTGYQYKADTMFAALLQKA, encoded by the coding sequence ATGAAAGCAAGGCTGGATAATTATATTCAAATGGCTTTAGCGCTTATTGAGCGTTATGATGGCGCTACGCCTTTGTCGGCTTTCTTGAAACAATACTACGCACAAAACAAAAAGCATGGCTCAAGAGATCGAAAGCTGATCAGCCATCTTGTGTATACTTATTATCGTTTGGGTAACTATGCTGCTACAAATCAACAGCAAAGACTGCTCATTGCTTTATACTTGTGTGAGCCTGCAGATAGTCAATGGTCGGTATGCCTACCCGAAGCTTGGCAGCAAATGATGCAAGCATCTCTAGATGAGAAGTGCAGTTATCTACAGACACAAGCCCTACCTATTACACCTGCAGCTATTTTTCCATGGATAGATGCCTTATCTGAAGGAATAGAAAAGGAAGCATTTGTGTGGCAACACCTACAGCAGCCTGATTTGTTTTTACGTGTGCGTCCGGGTAGGATGAAGAAAGTAGTTGAAGCACTGAATACTAACACAATCGCATTTGAAGCCGAGGGTAATTGTTTACGTGTGGCGAATGGTACCAAAATAGATCAGTTATTGACCATTAATAAAGATGTGGTGGTGCAAGACAGGAGCTCTCAGCAGGTGGCGAATTTGTTCAGTTATTTTCAGGAAGCGACTATCAAAAAAGTGTGGGATTGCTGTGCTGCCAGTGGGGGGAAGTCTATTTTATTAATGGATAATTTACCGGGCATACAGCTTTCTGTTTCTGATATACGCGCTACGATTTTACACAATCTTCGTCAGCGTTTTGCAGAAGCTGGTATTGCGCAGTTTCAATCTTTTCTGGCAGACTTATCACAACCTTTGCCAGTAAAGCAGCAATATGATGCGATCATCTGTGATGTGCCTTGTAGTGGTAGTGGTACCTGGGGCAGAACGCCGGAACAACTCAGTTTTTTTGATACACAAGAAATTAGTCGATATGCGCAACTACAAGCAACTATTGCGGGTAATGCTATCCCACATTTGAAGCAGGGGGGGTATTTACTCTATATTACTTGCTCTGTGTTTGCAGCGGAAAATGAAATGAATGTTAATAAGCTTGCAGAACAGCATTCCTTAAAATTAATAACACTCGAAGTGTTTACTGGCTATCAGTACAAAGCGGATACAATGTTTGCAGCTTTGCTACAAAAAGCTTAA
- a CDS encoding aspartyl protease family protein: MHGLQLTIPTLQDHGPIVEAEVHTDEDSFLSTKNFNAINTYCKVKLLIDTGSNVSGLDQHFIRQLKLSPYKDDATVDGVGGLHALKIYRTILYIPIFQDKALPIDVVEGNYANSPYDGIIGRDVLRFCSFVYDGWSNTFKLVAVDV; this comes from the coding sequence ATGCACGGATTACAATTAACTATACCCACTTTACAGGATCACGGCCCTATCGTTGAAGCAGAAGTGCATACAGATGAGGACTCTTTTCTGAGCACGAAAAACTTCAATGCGATCAATACTTACTGTAAAGTGAAATTGTTGATTGATACCGGCTCAAATGTTTCTGGCCTTGACCAACATTTTATTCGTCAGCTGAAACTCAGTCCCTATAAGGATGACGCCACAGTAGATGGTGTTGGCGGACTCCACGCATTGAAGATTTATCGCACCATTTTATACATTCCCATCTTTCAGGATAAAGCATTACCTATTGATGTAGTTGAAGGCAATTATGCCAATTCACCTTATGATGGCATCATTGGCAGAGATGTTTTGCGCTTCTGCAGTTTTGTGTACGATGGCTGGAGTAATACCTTCAAATTGGTGGCTGTAGACGTCTAA
- the odhB gene encoding 2-oxoglutarate dehydrogenase complex dihydrolipoyllysine-residue succinyltransferase: protein MMIEIKVPTVGESINEVTLLKWVKKDGEWVERDEVIAELESEKATFEVNAEKAGILKTNGQEGDTLNIGDLLASIDETAERPAAAAAPAPEAPKAAAPAASQAPVTAVSNDIKATPVASAIIADKKVDPSSITPSGVGGKIMKHDVLEALNNPGKKAFEGQTLFSRNARKEKMSNLRKTISRRLVEAKNTTAMLTTFNEVDMTRIMELRKVHKDKFKEAHGVNLGFMSFFAKACAIALNEWPAVNAYIDGDSLIYHDYADISIAVSTPRGLTVPVIRNVESLSMADIEKKVLELAGKARDNKLTTEDLTGGTFTITNGGVFGSLMSTPIINIPQSAILGMHKIQERPMAVNGKVEIRPMMYLALSYDHRIIDGRESVSFLVRVKELLENPELLLVGKDPVKLLLEL from the coding sequence ATTATGATAGAGATTAAAGTTCCAACCGTAGGTGAATCAATCAATGAAGTAACCCTGTTGAAGTGGGTGAAGAAAGATGGGGAGTGGGTAGAGCGTGATGAAGTGATTGCAGAACTAGAAAGTGAAAAAGCCACTTTTGAAGTGAATGCTGAGAAAGCCGGTATTCTGAAGACCAATGGTCAAGAAGGTGATACATTGAATATTGGCGATTTACTCGCAAGTATTGACGAAACAGCCGAGCGTCCTGCTGCTGCAGCAGCACCTGCGCCGGAAGCACCTAAGGCTGCAGCACCTGCTGCTAGTCAGGCTCCTGTAACTGCGGTGAGTAATGATATCAAAGCAACACCTGTTGCTTCAGCAATCATCGCAGATAAGAAAGTAGATCCTTCTAGCATTACGCCTTCCGGTGTTGGTGGAAAGATCATGAAGCATGATGTATTGGAAGCTTTGAATAATCCCGGTAAAAAAGCTTTTGAAGGTCAGACACTGTTCAGCCGCAATGCACGCAAAGAGAAGATGAGCAATTTGCGTAAGACGATTAGTCGCCGCTTGGTGGAAGCCAAAAATACGACTGCCATGCTCACCACATTTAATGAGGTGGATATGACACGTATTATGGAACTGCGTAAAGTGCATAAGGATAAATTCAAAGAAGCACACGGCGTAAACCTTGGCTTCATGAGTTTCTTCGCCAAAGCTTGTGCGATTGCATTGAACGAATGGCCTGCAGTGAATGCTTATATCGATGGCGATTCATTGATTTATCATGATTATGCGGATATCAGCATCGCAGTTAGTACACCAAGAGGTTTGACTGTACCAGTGATTCGTAATGTTGAGAGCCTGAGCATGGCGGATATCGAGAAGAAAGTATTGGAACTGGCGGGTAAGGCAAGAGACAATAAATTAACGACTGAAGATTTAACCGGCGGTACATTCACGATTACCAATGGCGGTGTGTTTGGTAGCTTGATGAGTACGCCAATCATCAATATTCCGCAGAGTGCCATTCTGGGTATGCATAAGATTCAGGAGCGCCCAATGGCCGTGAATGGTAAAGTAGAGATTCGCCCGATGATGTATCTGGCATTGAGCTATGATCACCGCATCATTGATGGACGTGAGAGTGTAAGCTTCCTCGTTCGCGTAAAAGAATTACTGGAAAATCCTGAGCTTTTACTGGTAGGTAAGGATCCGGTGAAACTCTTGTTAGAACTCTAA
- the ssb gene encoding single-stranded DNA-binding protein, which yields MIKLQVIGNLGKDAIVNNVNGKNVINFNVAHTERYRDAQGNQKDRTTWVECAYWTERTGIAPYLKKGTQVYLEGTPDVRTYTTQDGRNSASLTVRILNIQLLGSRSGGENTGGGYNAGSGGYSSNNNYNSGSNNNYASAPAPAASDITEPLDDLPF from the coding sequence ATGATCAAATTACAAGTGATTGGCAACCTCGGAAAAGACGCCATTGTAAACAATGTAAACGGCAAAAATGTGATCAATTTCAATGTGGCACATACAGAGCGATACAGAGATGCACAAGGCAATCAAAAAGATAGAACAACCTGGGTGGAATGTGCTTATTGGACAGAGCGCACAGGTATTGCGCCATACCTGAAGAAAGGTACTCAAGTATATCTGGAAGGAACACCTGATGTGCGTACCTATACAACACAGGATGGACGTAATAGTGCTTCACTCACTGTACGTATTCTGAATATCCAATTGCTGGGTAGCAGATCAGGTGGTGAAAATACCGGTGGTGGTTATAACGCAGGTTCAGGTGGTTACAGCAGTAACAACAATTACAACAGTGGCAGCAATAATAATTATGCTTCAGCGCCAGCGCCTGCTGCATCAGATATCACAGAGCCGTTAGACGATCTTCCATTCTAA
- a CDS encoding HAD family hydrolase encodes MQHIKVIAFDADDTLWVNEPYFRETEEKFAGLLENFLPHHSVEKALLKNEIKNLPLYGYGIKGFMLSMIETALEVSEKKISLDTIETIIELGQEMINRPIELLDGVETILQALQGKYKLVVATKGDLLDQERKLMKSGLEHYFHHIEIMSEKAESDYKKLIKHLDIQASEFMMIGNSVKSDVLPVLELGGYGIHVPYHTTWALETAEVDIDNPRYHQVNTITEILPLLGI; translated from the coding sequence ATGCAACACATCAAAGTCATTGCATTTGATGCAGACGATACCCTTTGGGTAAACGAACCTTATTTCCGCGAAACAGAAGAAAAGTTTGCCGGCTTGTTAGAGAATTTTCTACCCCACCACAGCGTAGAAAAAGCTTTGCTGAAAAACGAGATCAAAAACTTGCCTTTATATGGCTATGGCATCAAGGGTTTTATGCTATCAATGATTGAGACAGCTTTGGAAGTTTCTGAAAAGAAGATTTCTCTTGATACGATTGAAACCATCATCGAACTTGGTCAGGAAATGATCAATCGCCCGATTGAATTACTAGATGGCGTAGAAACAATCTTGCAAGCATTACAAGGTAAGTACAAACTAGTAGTTGCTACCAAAGGTGATTTATTGGATCAAGAAAGAAAGTTGATGAAATCAGGACTAGAACATTATTTCCATCATATTGAGATTATGTCTGAAAAAGCCGAATCAGATTACAAAAAGCTAATCAAGCATCTTGATATACAAGCAAGTGAATTCATGATGATTGGCAATTCAGTTAAATCCGATGTACTTCCTGTGTTAGAATTGGGCGGCTATGGCATACATGTACCCTATCATACTACCTGGGCATTGGAAACAGCAGAAGTTGATATTGATAACCCACGTTATCATCAAGTGAATACCATTACTGAAATCCTTCCATTGCTGGGCATATGA